A portion of the Chelmon rostratus isolate fCheRos1 chromosome 15, fCheRos1.pri, whole genome shotgun sequence genome contains these proteins:
- the slc38a6 gene encoding probable sodium-coupled neutral amino acid transporter 6: MSISGNTNTDLYSQCAAGDTEGNETTPLLTNGSVQTRARGASFASSVFNLMNAIMGSGILGLAYAMASTGIVGFCILLVVVSSLAAYSIHLLLTLCDRTGINSYEDLGERALQKPGKVLVGIAILIQNIGAMSSYLFILKSELPAAISSFLSPDSTGNAWYEDGRLLLILVTLCVVLPLSMLPKIGFLGYTSSIAFFFMLYFAVVVVVKKWSIPCPLPHNMTTLSGSFQISNSSESECTPKLFVISSKSAFAIPTMAFSFLCHTAILPIYCELDRPTKKRMQNVTNVSIGLSFLLYLISAVFGYLTFYAHVNSELLLGYDTYLPRDIMVMVVRLAILLSVLLTVPLIHFPARKAVILLLCGGRPFSWLIHIIATVTILGVVLLMAIFVPDIRNVFGVVGSTTSSCLLFVFPGIFYLKISSQPLRSFDSVGALFLVVFGVIMGLISFSVIVITWVQGS, from the exons atgagcaTCAGtggaaatacaaacacagatttGTATAGTCAGTGCGCTGCCGGGGACACCGAAGGCAACGAAACTACGCCTCTATTAACAAAT ggatCAGTGCAGACCAGAGCCAGAGGAGCCTCCTTCGCCTCCTCAGTGTTTAACCTGATGAATGCCATCATGGGCAGCGGTATATTGGGTCTAGCTTATGCTATGGCCAGCACTGGAATAGTTGGTTTTTG CATCCTGTTGGTAGTAGTGTCCAGCCTGGCAGCGTACTCTATACATCTCCTTCTGACGCTATGTGACCGAACAG GTATCAATTCATATGAAGACCTCGGAGAGAGAGCCTTGCAAAAACCAGGAAAA GTTCTGGTTGGAATTGCCATTCTCATCCAAAATATTGGTG CCATGTCATCCTATTTGTTCATCTTGAAGTCGGAGCTTCCTGCAGCCATCAGCAGCTTCTTGAGCCCGGACAGCACAGG AAATGCCTGGTATGAAGATGGCAGGTTGCTTCTGATCCTAGTCACACTTTGTGTTGTTCTGCCTCTGTCAATGTTGCCTAAAATCG GCTTCCTGGGCTACACCAGTAGTATTGCCTTTTTCTTCATGCTATACTTTGCAGTTGTG GTTGTGGTGAAGAAATGGTCCATCCCCTGCCCACTGCCTCACAACATGACTACACTTTCTGGTTCCTTCCag ATATCAAATTCCTCTGAGTCAGAATGCACGCCCAAACTCTTTGTCATCTCCAGTAAG AGTGCCTTTGCCATCCCCACCATGGCCTTCTCCTTCTTGTGCCACACGGCTATCCTGCCCATCTACTGCGAGCTAGACCG GCCTACTAAGAAAAGGATGCAGAACGTTACGAATGTCAGCATTGGCCTCAGCTTCCTGCTTTACCTCATTTCCGCGGTGTTCGGCTACCTCACCTTCTATG CTCATGTgaactctgagctgctgcttggCTACGACACCTATTTGCCCAGGGACATCATGGTGATGGTGGTTCGATTGGCCATCCTGCTCTCGGTGCTGCTGACTGTGCCCCTTATTCACTTCCCT GCCCGTAAGGCTGtgatcctgctgctgtgtggggGGCGGCCCTTCTCCTGGCTGATCCACATCATTGCAACTGTGACCATCCTGGGTGTGGTGCTGCTGATGGCCATCTTTGTGCCTGAtatcagaaatgtgtttggagTAGTGG GATCGACAACATCCAGCtgcctgttgtttgttttccccgGCATTTTCTACCTCAAGATCAGCAGCCAACCCCTCAGATCCTTTGACTCCGTTGGG GCTTTATTCCTGGTGGTGTTCGGCGTGATTATGGGACTCATCAGCTTCTCTGTCATTGTCATCACGTGGGTACAGGGCTCCTAa